The genomic segment ACGCGGTCATCGGCGTGAACCCCGCGATCGATTCGGTCGATACCGTGGGTGCGGTCCTGCACCTGCTCGATCGCCTCATTGCGAAGCTGGACGTGCCCACACAAGCGTGCTGCCTCGCGCACATTACGACACAGCTCGCCGCGCTCGATCGCGGCGCGCCGGTCGATCTGCTGTTCCAGTCGGTTGCGGGCACTCAGGCCGCGAACGCGAGTTTCGGTATCTCACTCGCAATGCTGAAGGAAGGCCGAGAACGCGTGCAGGAATCGCACCGTGGGCGCGACGTCGCCTGGGCGGGCGATCAGGTGATGTACTTCGAGACGGGCCAGGGCAGCGCGCTCTCTGCGGAGGCGCACCACGGCGTCGATCAACTCACCCTGGAAGCTCGCGCGCACGCCGTTTCGCGGGCGTTCGACCCGTTCCTCGTGAACACCGTCGTCGGGTTCATCGGTCCGGAGTACCTCGCGGACGAGCGGCAGATCACGCGGGCCGGGCTGGAGGACCACTTCGTCGGCAAGTTGCTCGGCCTGCCGATGGGCGTGGACGTGTGCTACACCAACCACGCCGACGCCGACCAGAACTCCGCCGACAACCTGCTCCTACTCCTCGCCGCGGCCGGGTGCAATTATGTGATGGGCGTGCCGTGCGCCGACGACGTGATGCTCAACTACCAGTCCACGAGCTACCACGACGCCGCGACCGTTCGGAGCCTGTTCGGACTGCGCCCGGCCCCGGAGTTTCAGGCATGGCTCGAAGCCCGCGGCATCCTGCGCGATGGCAGGCTGACCAGCGGCGAGCGCCCCGCATTGCTGGGGAGCATCGAGAAGGTGCTAACCAGATGATTTGTCACAAGAAGAGGTATTCGGATGGGACAAGGCGAGCTATTCGCGTTGGATGGCGCCACCTTTCAACGGTTGGTTGCGTTGGTGGATAGCCCATCACTCATGGAACTGGTGCAGGAAATCGAGGACACATGGGACGAGAATCAACGACTCGCGTGTTGGAAGTCCTGGCCGGAACTTCACAAATGCCTCACTGGGAGTCATTCCGATCCAAAGGCCGGGCCGGCCCCGCTCCACGAATGCTTCTTGGGCAATCGATACCTCACCGATCCGAACGGAGGTTACATTGTTGCCTTACTGGATGCCAACAAACTGACCGCGTTACTGACCGCGTTGGAACCCCCCGGTACGGCTTGGCTGCGCGGACAGTGCAAACGGTTATTCGCGGATGATTACTCCGACGACTGGTTCACAGGACTCTCGGAGTTGCTCTCCGCGGCCCGAGAGTTCTACCGACAAGCTGTGGAATCCGGTCATTCGGTATTGTTCACTTCTGACGAAGTCCTCGCCGACATTTACGCGCCGGGCGACCACGAATGAGCAACCGCGATAAGCCCCCGTCAACACTCGAAGAATCCGACGGCGTTCGCACCCTGCACAAGTCATAGCCCGCCGGTGATCGGTGCCGCGAACCACTGGCAGGCTCACGCCGCGCCGTGTTGTAGGTCGCGGTCGAGGAGGCTTTGCGACGAGGCCCGACGTCCCTGGGCTACGCGTGTCCCGCTTGCGCCGCTGGGCTTCGCAGACCCACCGGTGGTTGGTCGTCGGGCCTCGCGTCCAAAGCCAAGCTCGACCGCGACCTTCATCCATGACCGACAACCTCGTGGCGGCACCGCCAGCGACTCACGGGCCGTGCCCGGGAACCACCGAAAAATGCCGACCGAGAACGAGGCATGCTTGCGCACTTTGCACCCTCTTCGATCAAACCGATCGAGTAGAATCATACTTACACCCCCCAACCATCTCAGAGAGCGGACCGATGATCCCGCTGCCCACGATCGATGTGCTGGACTCGATCACGATTCCCGTCCCGTGCCCGATGCGGTGGGAGGAGATGCACGGGGACCGCCGCACGCGGTTCTGCGACGCTTGCCAGCAGCACGTTCACGACGTAAGCGAACTTTCGCGCGCCGAAGCGATACAACTCGTTACCGGCGGCGAGACGAAGCCGTGCCTGCGTATTTTTCGGCGGCAAGACGGGCGCGTGTTGACCACGGACTGCGCGACGCGACGCGAACGCGCGTGGAAGTGGCTGAGCCGCCGCTCGGTTTTCGCTGCCGCGCTCTTTTCTGGCATAGCGTTCATCGCCGGATGCGGGCAGACGACTTGCACAACATCCTCGCTCGGCAAACGTTAGCAGAGGGCACGTGAAAAGGCACACCTGGGCAGCCTGGCCGACCAGCACGAGCGCGCCAAAGCAATAGCTCGGCGTTCCATACAACGGCCGCATGCCCCCACCGCCATCTGCCGCCCCGGACGAACCCGACGACGTTCGCACCCTGCACAAGTTCGGGTACGCGCAGGAACTCGCCCGCGTGCTCGGCGGGTTCTCGAACTTCGCCATCTCGCTGTCCATCATCTGCATCCTCGCGGGCGGCATCACGTCGTTCCACGTCGGGTTCTGCTCCGTCGGCGGCGCGAGCATCGGTCTCGGGTGGCCGCTCGTCGGCCTGTTCGCACTGGGCGTGGCTGCCACAATGGGGCAGATCGCGTCCGCGTTCCCGACGGCGGGCGGCCTCTACCACTGGGCCGCGATCCTCGGCGGGCGCGGGTGGGGGTGGCTCACCGCATGGTTCAACCTCGCCGGACTGGTCGCGGTGCTGGCGGCCGTCAACGTCGGCACGTTCCGGTTCGCACTCGGTGCTTTCGCACCCGATCTCAGACCCGACCCGTGGACGCAATTCGTGTGCGTCGCGCTCGTCACCGCCTCACACGCGATCATCAACCACCTCGGCATCCGCGTCACACGCGTCCTCACCGATTTCAGCGGCTACTGGATTTTGCTCGTTGCGATCGCGGTGACGATAGCGCTTATTGCGGCGGCGCCGGGTTACGACTTCGAGCGCCTGTGGACGTTCACGAACTACAGTGGGGTTCCCCGCGCCGAACCGGTGTGGCCGGAAACGCACTCGCTCCTGTGGCTCTTCGCACTCGGCTTCCTGTTGCCCGCTTACACCATCACCGGATTCGACGCGTCGGCGCACGTCTCGGAAGAAACCGCCGATGCCTCCCGGAATGTGCCGCGCGGCATCGTGAGGTCGGTGTGGGTGTCCGCGCTCTTCGGCTGGCTGATGCTCTGCGCGGCGGTCCTTGCGATGCGCGATCCCGGCGCCGTCGCGGAACGCGGCGAGCAGGCATTCGTGTTCACAATGAACGATGTACTACCTCGGTGGCTCTATCTCGCGCTGTGCGGCGGAATCGTTGTCGCGCAATACCTCTGCGGGCTCGCCACGGTCACGTCGGCGTCGCGGATGGCGTTCGCGTTCGCGCGCGACGGCGGGCTGCCCCTGTCGAGCCAGGTGCGGCGCGTGTCGCCGAAGTTCCGCACGCCGGCGGTGGCGATCTGGGTGGTCGCCACCGCCGCCGTCCTGTTCACCGCCTACGCGGACGCCTACGCCACCATCGCCGCGTCGGCCGCGGTGCTGCTGTACGTCTCGTATGTGCTCCCCACGGCCATCGGCGTCGTCGCGCACGGTCGGTGGTGGACGGCAATGGGGCCGTGGAGCCTCGGTCGGTGGTTCCGGCCGCTCGGAATGATGAGCGTCATCGGATGCGTCGGACTGCTGGTCATCGGCGTGCAACCGCCGAACGACAAGGCGCTCGAGGTGGTGGGCGGATTGCTCGTCGTTCTCGGGATCATCTGGTTCGCGATCGCGCGGCGGACCTTCCCCGGCCCGCCGGGAGTTCACAATGAGTGACACCCTGCCGTCACCGGTCGACCCGATCGAGCGCGCGTTGGCCCAGACGACGGCCCGCGTGCTGGTCGGCCGCTCCGGACCGGCCTACCGCACAGCGACGTGGCTGAAGTTGCGCGAGGACCACGCCGCCGCACGCGACGCGGTGCAGGCCGAAGTGGATCTCGTGCGCGACTTCGGTGCGGACCGGATCGCAGCCCTGGGTCTGTTCGAGGTGCGCACGCAGGCGACCTCAAAGGCCGAATACTTGCGCCGCCCGGACCTCGGCCGAAAGCTCGCGCCCGAAGCGACCGAACTCATCCGCGCACAGTGCCCTCATGGATGCGCGTTTCAGGTCGTGATAGGTGACGGCCTCTCGGCAACGGCGATCCGAACACAAGCGCCGGGATTGCTCGAACGGCTCGTGTCCGCGGCACACAGCCGAAGTTGGTCCGTCGGACGACCGTTTCTGGTGAAGTATTGCCGCGTCGGGGTGATGAACGACATCGGCGCGCTGCTGGCGCCCGAGGTCGTGGTTCTGCTGATCGGCGAGCGACCGGGGCTGGCGACCGCCGAGAGTCTCTCGGCGTACCTGGCGTACCGCCCCCGACCGGGCCACACCGACGCCGACCGGAACCTCATTTCCAACATTCACGCGCAGGGGGTTTCGGCTGCCGAAGCCGCCGATCGGATCGTCGCGCTCGCGGATCTGTTCCGCGCCCGATGCGCGAGCGGCGTCACGGTGAAAGAGAGCCTTCCGGGAACGAACGCCCTGCCGCTGGCCTGATCGCTCACCGCGGCGACTCGCACTTGTTGCGGGCGGCAGTTACGGCGGCGCCCCCATCGATTAACAATCACCCGAGGCATGAGACCGAGCCGGCGCGGGTCGGCAGAAAGTGAGAATTTGTGTATGCGGCGCAGCCCGGCCGGCTACTGAATGGGTAGGGAGGGATTATGCCGCACTCAGCCGCCCGCCTCGTCGCCGCCCTCGTGCCCGACGGCGCCACGCCCACCGACGCCGAACTGCTCGCCCGGTTCGTCACCGACCGAGACACCGGCGCGTTCGAGTTGCTCGTCTGGCGCCACGCCGGTCTGGTGCTCCGCACGTGCCGCGGGGTCCTCGGTGACCACCATGCGGCCGAGGACGCGACCCAGGCCGTGTTCCTGGCGCTCGCCCGGCAGGCCGCTTCCGTCGGCCGCACCGGTTGCACGGCGGGGTGGCTGTTCCGCGTCGCCCGGCGGGTTGCGACGCGCGCCGCCCCGGCGGCGGCTCCTACCAACCGTTCCAAGTGCGGCCCTCGACGGCCTCCCCGCATCCGCTCCGGTCGCTCAGCCGGATCCCGACCTCGAACGCGTGCTGCACGAGGAGCTGGCCCGGTTACCCGAGCGATATCGCGCACCGATGCTGTTGTGCTTTTTTGAGGGCCTGAGCCACGCGGAAGCGGCTCACCGGCTCGGGTGGCCGGTCGGCTCCGTCGCCGGGCGGGTGGCGCGGGCGAAAGACATGCTCGCTACTCGCCTGACCCGGCGCGGGGCGCCCCTGGCTCTGCTCACGCCGGTCCTCTTCGCCGTGCCCCCGTCCTTCGCATCGGCGACGACGCACGCCGCAGGCGCCTTCGCCACCGGGGCACTCCGCTCGTTCCCGGTCTCGTTCTCGACCTCGCCAGACGGGAGATCCGGATGACGCTCATGAAGAAGTTGTTCGTGACCGGAACCCTTGCCGTGACGGTATTCACCGGCCTGGCGTTCGGGCTCGGCCATAGTGCCGAACCGCCCGCCGCTCCCCCGCCGCGCCCCGCCCCGGTCAAGGGAGCGGTTCAAGGGCCGACGGCCCCGGTGGTCGGGAAGGCGTTCGCCATCGCCCCGGTGACGACCGACCTCCAGCGCCGGCTCATCCGGTCCAGCGGGCCGGACTCGGCCGTCGTCGTACTAATGGACGGGACACCCCTGTTCAAGGACCCCGTGACGCTGAACATCGAAGCGTTCGACCTGGCCGGACTCCGGAAAGGGCTCAAATCGTTCCCGGTGAACAAGGGCACGTCGGTCGCCCACTTCGAGGTCCATTACGCGTTCTTCACCGACGCGTCACGCGACGGGGCGAATGTGGTCAACCTGGCGATTGAAGGCACCGCACGGGCGGTGGGGTTCGTTCCCACCAGCGCGTCCAATACGACCCACAACGGCACGTTCGCGTTTGAGAACCTGATCGGTCCGCTGAAGGACGACTCGGGAGCGCGGGACGCCGAGACCGCCGTCGGCGACGAGCGGGCCAGGGCGTACCTGGTGCGCACTCCGCTGAGCCGGGTTCTGACCGAATCGGCGGGCGGAGTCGTTGACATCTGCCCGCTCCTCGACGGCCAGGCAGACGAGTGGATTCCCGCCGAGGTGGACACGTCGGTCCGGGCCGCCATCGAGAAGCTGAAGCTGGCGAAAGGGGAGCGGCTGACCTTCCTGCTGAACATCCCGAAACGGGACTTGAAAACGCATGAACGGGTTGTGAACGCGTGTCAGCGGTGGGCCAAAGGCGCCGGGCTGGAGTATTGGCAATTGCGGTACTGACTGGCCCCGTCCCGAACGGCGGCCCTTACCGTTCCGCCTTCATCTTCTCCATCCAGGAGGGCTCGGGAAAGGGGCTTCAGATTCCGCTCTTCCTCTCCCTTCCATTTCAGGGGGCCGGGGGGGGTAGGTCAGCGGCGCCGGCGGGACCACGATCGACCCGCGCGGGAGGGACTATTAGCCGGAAACCTGAAACCGGATGAAATGGACTGCGGCTCACCACCCCGTAGCGACCTCTCGGAGATCGGGTGCCGGGAGCGGAATTCCCGGCCACGGCCTGAAGCGTCCACCTCGTACTCGGGTCGCACAAAAGTTTGTACCTTCCGCCCGGCCCGGCCGCGCGTATGATTTCCGCAAGGCTCTCTTTCATTTCCCCCCTCCACCACTCGGAACCGTCACCATGCTGCGCGCGCACCGATACCTTCTCTTCGCGGCTGCGGGGCTGCTCGCCTCGGCAACCGCCGCGCCGGCCCAACCCGATGCCACCGACACGCGCCTGCTCACGATGCCGGCGGTGAGCGCGAAGCACATCGCGTTCATCTACGCCGAAGACCTGTGGGTCGCCGACATCGACGGCAAGAACCCGCGCCGCCTCACCACCGATCTGGGCCTCGAATCGAACCCGGTGTTCTCGCCGGACGGCCAAACGATCGCGTTCAGCGCGCAGTACGACGGCAACACCGACGTCTACACGATCCCGCTCGCGGGCGGCACCCCGACGCGGCTCACGTCGCACCCCAACCCCGACACCGTGCGCGGCTTCACGCCGGACGGCAAGAGCGTGCTGTTCTCGTCGCCCCGGCACGTCTACAGCAACCGCTACAGCCAACTGTTCACGGTCCCGCTCACGGGCGGGATGCCGACGCAACTGCCGATCCCCTGGGGCTTCGAGGCCGCGTACTCGCCGGACGGGGACTTCATCGCCTACACGCCGGTGCGCGACGCCACCCCGCAGTGGAAGCACTACCGCGGCGGCACCCACTCGCGCGTCTGGATCTACAACGTGAAGACCCACGATGTCGTCGAGATCCCCCAGCCGAAGGACCGGTGCAACGACGCCGACCCGAACTGGATCGGGCGCACCGTGTACTTCCGCTCGGACCGGGCCGGCGAGTACAACGTGTTCGCCTACGACACCGATTCCAAAGACGTGAAAGCGCTCACGAAGTTCACCGACTTCCCGGTGCTCGACATCAACACCGATGGCACGCGGCTCATTTTCGAACAGGCCGGCTACCTGCACCTGATGCACCCGCCGCAAACGGCGACCACGCGGCTCAAGGTCGGCATCGCCATCGACAACTCCGAGGCCCGCCCGCGGTTCGCGAAGGGCGCGAAGTACGTCCGCGACGTGAGCGTTTCGCCGAGCGGCTCCCGCGTCGCGGTGGAGTTCCGCGGCGAGATCGTCACCGTGCCGGCCGAGAAGGGCGAACCGCGGAACCTGACCAACACGCCCGACGTTCACGAGCGCAGCCCGTCGTGGTCGCCGGACGGCAAGACCATTGCGTACTTTTCGGACGCCGGCGGCGAGTACCAGATGGTTCTCGCGCCCCAGAACGGCAAGGGCGAGGCGAAGAAGGTCAAGCTGACGGGCAGCGGCTTCTACTTCGACCCGGTCTGGTCGCACGATTCGAAAAAGGTCCTGTTCCGCGACAACGCCCAGACCGTGTTCATCCTCGACGTGCCCACCGAGAAGATCACGAAAATGGTCGAGCCGAAGCACGGGCTCGGCAACGGCCTTAAGGCGTCGAGTTGGTCACCCGACTCGAAGTGGGTGACCTACGCGATGAACACGCCGGCGCAGATCTCCCGCGTGTACGCCTACTCCCTGGACCAGAGCAAATCGTTCCCTATCACCGACGGCATGACGGAGGCGACGGAGCCGGCGTTCGACGCGGGCGGCAAGTACCTGTACTTCCTCGGCTCGAACGACACCGGCATGAGCAAGCACCGGTTCAGCCAGTCGGCCGCGGACAGCCGCGCCCCGCGCTGGTCGCTCAACCTCGTCGTCCTGAACGCGACCCTGCCCAGCCCGTTCCTCCGCGAGAACGACGAGGAGAAGACCGACGCCGAAAAGCCCGCGCCGAAAGGCGAGGCGAAGAAAGATGTGGCGTTCGCGATCGACTTCCCGGACATCGACCAGCGCATCCTCTCGTTCCCGCTGCCGACGGGTAACTACGGCGGGCTCCAGGCGGGCGCCGCCGGTCAGGTCTTCTACCTGACGCGGCCGGAGGCCGAAGGCGGCCGCGGCGGTCCCGGCGGGGGCGGCGGCGCGACGCTGAACCGGTACGACCTCGACCGCAAACGGTCCACCGTGGTGCAGGCCGGGGTGACCAACTACGAACTCACCCCGGACGGCCGGAAGCTGCTCTACAGCACCGGCGGCGGGAACTGGTTCATCACGTCGAGCACCGGCGGCAGCGGCGCGGCCCCGGCGGCTCCGGCCGGTGCCGCGGGGCGAGCCGGCGGGCGGCCGGCCGCCGCGCCGGCCCCCAGCGCCGCGGGCGGGGACTCCGGCGACGGCAAGGTGAACTTCGAGGCGATCGAGGTCCGGGTCGATCCGCGGGCCGAGTGGAAGCAAATCTACGAGGAGGCGTGGCGCATCAACCGCGACTTCTTCTACGACCCCAACATGCACGGCGCCGACTGGCCCGCCATGAAAAAGAAGTACGAGGTGTTCCTCCCGCACCTGACCAGCAGCGCCGACCTGTACCGGGTCGTCCGCTGGATGCTGTCGGAACTGGCGGTGGGCCACAGCTACATCACGAGCTACGGCGAGCGCACCTTCGAGCGGAAGACGGTCCCCGGCGGCCTGCTCGGCGCCGACTTCGAGGTCGCCGACGGCCGCTACCGGTTCAAGAAGATTTACGGCGGCCTGAACTGGTCCGCGGCGATGCGGTCGCCGCTCACCGCGCCCGGCGTGAACGTCAAGGAGGGGACGTTCCTGCTCGCGGTCAACGGCACCGAGCTGAAGGCGCCGACCGAGGTCTACTCGTTGTTCGAAAACACCGCCGGCAAGCTCGTCGAGATCACCGTCGGGCCGACCGCCGACGGCAAGAACTCCCGGACGGTGGCCGTGGAGCCGATCGCGAGCGAGTACAACCTGCGGAACATGGACTGGGTGGAGGGCAACTTGAAGAAGGTCGAGAAGGCGACCGACGGGCGCGTGGGCTACGTCCACGTCCGCGACACCGCGGCCGGCGGCATGGCCGACTTCAAGCGGTACTTCTTCCCGCAGGTGGACAAGGAGGCGCTGATCATCGACGAGCGGTTCAACAGCGGCGGGCAGATCGCGGACTACTACATCGACATCCTGCGCCGCCCGTTCGCGAGCTACTGGGCGCCGCGGTACGGGGCCGATAACCGGTCGCCCTCGGCGGCGGTATTCGGCCCGAAGGTGATGATCATCGACGAGGGCGCCGGGTCCGGCGGCGACATGCTGCCGTACATGTTCCGCAAGTTCGGCGTCGGCCCGCTGGTCGGCAAGCGGACCTGGGGCGGGCTGGTCGGCATCGGCGGCTACCCGGTGCTGATGGACGGCGGCACCGTGACCGCGCCGAGCTTCGCCATCTGGTCGCCGGACGGCGGGTTCATCGTGGAGAACGAGGGCGTGGCGCCGGACCACGACGTGACCATGTGGCCGAAGGACCTGATCGCCGGCAAGGACCCGCAGTTAGAAAAGGCGATCGAGCTGGCGCTGGAGGCGCTGAAGAAGAACCCGCCCAAGAAGGACACCCGGCCGGAGTACCCGAAGCGGGCACAGCCATAAATTGAAAAAAACCGAATGAGGGCTCACCGCGGCGACCGCAGAGAGAAGACAGGAGAGGTCACTTGAATTTCTCTCCTGTCTTCTCTCTGCGGTCGCCGCGGTGAACCCTCTTCCGCCTCGCAATCATCCCTGGCGCGGCGGGACGAGCAACCAGCCGAGCAACTTCGCGTTGTCCGATCCCTTGGCTTGTCCCTTCCCTTCACCCTCCGATACCCAGTACCACCAGACCGAGACCCCGAGGGCGTGCACCTCTCCCTTGCCGGCCTTCGCCGTCGCGACGAGCGCCAGCCCGGGTTTACCGTAGCCGGCGGCGTTCACCAGAACGCGACCGCCGGTTCGCACTTCGATCGGCGACGCACGGAAAAAGGCCGCGGTGCCGACCCCCGCCTTGACGAGTTCCGCTGTGAAGTCGTCTCGCGCCAGCGTGATGGTCTTCGCCGCGGGCGGCGGCTCCTGGTCCAGCATTTCCAAACCGTACCCGTCGAGGACCGCGTTCGCGCCCTTGACCGATCCGGTATAGAACGCCGCAGTCGCCACCACGACCCGGCCACCGTTCTCCGCATACGCCCGCAACCGTTTCACGTCGTCACGGGTCTGAAGGACGAGCGCGCCGTCCGCCACGAGTACCGAGTTGAACCGGGCCAGGTTGATGTCGCGCAGCAGGTTCCGCTGGTCGTTCCGCACGAGCACATAGCTCACGTCCAGCCCGGCCGCGGTCACCACATCGGTCCAGCCCTTGTATTGTGTCCCGGCGTCCGCCGAGTAGGCGCCGAACGGCGTTCCCACGACCAGCACGCGCGGCGTGCCGGGCTTTCGCGCTGTCACCGTCGCCGAGACGGGAACCTTCGCCACCGATTTGTCGCGGCTCACGGCGATCTCGCCTTTGAAGTCGCCGGCTCTGGCCGTGTCGATGGCGATCTCAATGATCAGGTACCCCGGTTTGGCGTCCGCGTCGGTTTTGAGCACCTTCACGAACGCCGGCGCCTCAACTTTGACCTTCGCATCGGGATCGTCAGTCGGGGCGAAGACCCGAACGGCGGCTTCTGCGATGGCATCGATGTGGAGGGTGCCGAGCGGCAGGCTGTCCGGGTACGCCCGCCCCGCGATCGGCGGAGCCGCTGCGACCGGCGCAGCGAGGGCCATCACGCAAGCGACACCCGACAGCAACGTGAAGCGCGACACGAGCGTTCTCCTCGGAACCAGCGAAGTGACGCCGCCACAATAAACGGGCACGGGTGAATCGGGTATGAGAACGGCAGACGTGTCGAGCTCGGACGGGTCCTGGTGCAAGCACCAGGAGCCCGCTGTCGCGGGCTCCGTGTCGGTGCGTCGGCCGGATTCGGGCTCACGCGCGGGGCACGGCCGCGGCCTTGCGGATGGCGTTCTGGCGGCGGGCCTCCTTGCGGCGACGGGCCTCGCACGGTTTCTCGTAGTACTCGTGGGCGCGCAGCTCGCCCTTCATCCCGCTCCGCTCGATCAGCTTCTTGAACCGTCGCAGAGCGGCGCCGATCGGCTCCCGCTCGTGGACGCGCATCCGCAGGCCCATTCGCTCTCCTGTCAGGCGAACCCGCCTCACGGGTTCTGGGGTTCGAGGTCCATTGATTGGGAGTGGCGCGAGGGACCGGCGC from the Frigoriglobus tundricola genome contains:
- a CDS encoding sigma factor, coding for MLRTCRGVLGDHHAAEDATQAVFLALARQAASVGRTGCTAGWLFRVARRVATRAAPAAAPTNRSKCGPRRPPRIRSGRSAGSRPRTRAARGAGPVTRAISRTDAVVLF
- a CDS encoding DUF1877 family protein, whose product is MGQGELFALDGATFQRLVALVDSPSLMELVQEIEDTWDENQRLACWKSWPELHKCLTGSHSDPKAGPAPLHECFLGNRYLTDPNGGYIVALLDANKLTALLTALEPPGTAWLRGQCKRLFADDYSDDWFTGLSELLSAAREFYRQAVESGHSVLFTSDEVLADIYAPGDHE
- the rpsU gene encoding 30S ribosomal protein S21, translated to MGLRMRVHEREPIGAALRRFKKLIERSGMKGELRAHEYYEKPCEARRRKEARRQNAIRKAAAVPRA
- a CDS encoding S41 family peptidase codes for the protein MLRAHRYLLFAAAGLLASATAAPAQPDATDTRLLTMPAVSAKHIAFIYAEDLWVADIDGKNPRRLTTDLGLESNPVFSPDGQTIAFSAQYDGNTDVYTIPLAGGTPTRLTSHPNPDTVRGFTPDGKSVLFSSPRHVYSNRYSQLFTVPLTGGMPTQLPIPWGFEAAYSPDGDFIAYTPVRDATPQWKHYRGGTHSRVWIYNVKTHDVVEIPQPKDRCNDADPNWIGRTVYFRSDRAGEYNVFAYDTDSKDVKALTKFTDFPVLDINTDGTRLIFEQAGYLHLMHPPQTATTRLKVGIAIDNSEARPRFAKGAKYVRDVSVSPSGSRVAVEFRGEIVTVPAEKGEPRNLTNTPDVHERSPSWSPDGKTIAYFSDAGGEYQMVLAPQNGKGEAKKVKLTGSGFYFDPVWSHDSKKVLFRDNAQTVFILDVPTEKITKMVEPKHGLGNGLKASSWSPDSKWVTYAMNTPAQISRVYAYSLDQSKSFPITDGMTEATEPAFDAGGKYLYFLGSNDTGMSKHRFSQSAADSRAPRWSLNLVVLNATLPSPFLRENDEEKTDAEKPAPKGEAKKDVAFAIDFPDIDQRILSFPLPTGNYGGLQAGAAGQVFYLTRPEAEGGRGGPGGGGGATLNRYDLDRKRSTVVQAGVTNYELTPDGRKLLYSTGGGNWFITSSTGGSGAAPAAPAGAAGRAGGRPAAAPAPSAAGGDSGDGKVNFEAIEVRVDPRAEWKQIYEEAWRINRDFFYDPNMHGADWPAMKKKYEVFLPHLTSSADLYRVVRWMLSELAVGHSYITSYGERTFERKTVPGGLLGADFEVADGRYRFKKIYGGLNWSAAMRSPLTAPGVNVKEGTFLLAVNGTELKAPTEVYSLFENTAGKLVEITVGPTADGKNSRTVAVEPIASEYNLRNMDWVEGNLKKVEKATDGRVGYVHVRDTAAGGMADFKRYFFPQVDKEALIIDERFNSGGQIADYYIDILRRPFASYWAPRYGADNRSPSAAVFGPKVMIIDEGAGSGGDMLPYMFRKFGVGPLVGKRTWGGLVGIGGYPVLMDGGTVTAPSFAIWSPDGGFIVENEGVAPDHDVTMWPKDLIAGKDPQLEKAIELALEALKKNPPKKDTRPEYPKRAQP
- the eutC gene encoding ethanolamine ammonia-lyase subunit EutC, with translation MSDTLPSPVDPIERALAQTTARVLVGRSGPAYRTATWLKLREDHAAARDAVQAEVDLVRDFGADRIAALGLFEVRTQATSKAEYLRRPDLGRKLAPEATELIRAQCPHGCAFQVVIGDGLSATAIRTQAPGLLERLVSAAHSRSWSVGRPFLVKYCRVGVMNDIGALLAPEVVVLLIGERPGLATAESLSAYLAYRPRPGHTDADRNLISNIHAQGVSAAEAADRIVALADLFRARCASGVTVKESLPGTNALPLA
- a CDS encoding RNA polymerase sigma factor, which codes for MLHEELARLPERYRAPMLLCFFEGLSHAEAAHRLGWPVGSVAGRVARAKDMLATRLTRRGAPLALLTPVLFAVPPSFASATTHAAGAFATGALRSFPVSFSTSPDGRSG
- a CDS encoding amino acid permease, with translation MPPPPSAAPDEPDDVRTLHKFGYAQELARVLGGFSNFAISLSIICILAGGITSFHVGFCSVGGASIGLGWPLVGLFALGVAATMGQIASAFPTAGGLYHWAAILGGRGWGWLTAWFNLAGLVAVLAAVNVGTFRFALGAFAPDLRPDPWTQFVCVALVTASHAIINHLGIRVTRVLTDFSGYWILLVAIAVTIALIAAAPGYDFERLWTFTNYSGVPRAEPVWPETHSLLWLFALGFLLPAYTITGFDASAHVSEETADASRNVPRGIVRSVWVSALFGWLMLCAAVLAMRDPGAVAERGEQAFVFTMNDVLPRWLYLALCGGIVVAQYLCGLATVTSASRMAFAFARDGGLPLSSQVRRVSPKFRTPAVAIWVVATAAVLFTAYADAYATIAASAAVLLYVSYVLPTAIGVVAHGRWWTAMGPWSLGRWFRPLGMMSVIGCVGLLVIGVQPPNDKALEVVGGLLVVLGIIWFAIARRTFPGPPGVHNE
- a CDS encoding ethanolamine ammonia-lyase subunit EutB codes for the protein MPFSHTIRGELFTFADLRELLAKANEVKSGDALAGIAAASERERVAAKLALSDVPLSVIAETPVIDPDTDDVSRLILDSHDRTTFARIRSMTVGEFREFLLDDSTTGDTLRTLKWAITPEIAAAVAKLMGNKELVYAAAKIRTVTRCRNTLGERGVFGVRVQPNHPTDDLAGILVSAVDGLAFGCGDAVIGVNPAIDSVDTVGAVLHLLDRLIAKLDVPTQACCLAHITTQLAALDRGAPVDLLFQSVAGTQAANASFGISLAMLKEGRERVQESHRGRDVAWAGDQVMYFETGQGSALSAEAHHGVDQLTLEARAHAVSRAFDPFLVNTVVGFIGPEYLADERQITRAGLEDHFVGKLLGLPMGVDVCYTNHADADQNSADNLLLLLAAAGCNYVMGVPCADDVMLNYQSTSYHDAATVRSLFGLRPAPEFQAWLEARGILRDGRLTSGERPALLGSIEKVLTR